In the genome of Rhodoferax fermentans, one region contains:
- a CDS encoding cold shock domain-containing protein produces the protein MTATRYQGRLRKWNIERSYGFILASDSGQDVFVHISAFPRDGCVPQEGDELSFEVEPDNRGRKQAVRVQHLGVTPPARATTSRPSTRSQRLSHNTDGASRGSKLIAWLVLAALAGYGYSQYDKHVTQSRVQVSPPATALAPTQSSTSTSTFGCDGRTHCSQMTSCSEAKYFLKHCPGVEMDGNHDGVPCEQQWCTTAGAR, from the coding sequence ATGACTGCAACGCGTTATCAGGGCAGGCTGCGCAAATGGAACATCGAGCGCAGTTACGGCTTCATTCTGGCCAGTGACAGTGGGCAAGATGTGTTTGTCCACATCAGTGCTTTTCCACGCGATGGCTGCGTGCCCCAAGAGGGTGATGAACTCAGCTTTGAAGTGGAGCCCGACAACCGGGGCAGAAAACAAGCGGTGCGGGTACAGCACCTGGGTGTGACGCCACCCGCCAGAGCCACCACATCCCGGCCCAGCACCAGGTCGCAGCGCCTGAGCCACAACACCGACGGCGCCTCAAGGGGCAGCAAGCTGATTGCGTGGCTTGTGCTGGCCGCATTGGCTGGGTATGGCTACAGCCAGTACGACAAACACGTCACTCAGAGCAGGGTGCAGGTTTCACCACCCGCCACCGCGCTGGCTCCAACCCAAAGCAGTACCAGCACCAGCACCTTTGGCTGTGATGGCCGCACACACTGCTCCCAAATGACCTCTTGCAGTGAAGCCAAATACTTCCTGAAACATTGCCCCGGCGTGGAAATGGATGGCAACCACGATGGTGTGCCGTGTGAGCAGCAGTGGTGCACGACAGCGGGGGCGAGGTGA
- a CDS encoding restriction endonuclease, translating into MASRPRHTRQRNSTSTIKNMGQRATLLGLGFLIFPFFLGNSIMGQVVASGLFVPGWLLLVFGAVAWGLSVAAEKSSLTKLQPLPPTTTQWPKQPPTYTHQPNSKTRVEPAFARPSGAETPAPKPEPDPEVFKVPGKLAQWSPAVFAAIEWRRFEAVCEKLFAQAGFETRSQSHGADGGVDIWLYSRNAEGPVAVVQCKHWQGKLVGVRELREFFGVMTAQGLKRGTYATTSTYTTDAQQFAKDNHINALDASDLLAMIAKRSTEQQQALLDVAFEGEYWRPTCASCGVKMVERTPAKGGAKFWGCSHYPRCKSRLPMAGALRR; encoded by the coding sequence ATGGCTTCACGACCCCGGCACACACGTCAGCGCAACAGCACATCAACGATCAAAAACATGGGCCAACGAGCCACGCTGCTTGGTTTGGGCTTTTTGATCTTTCCCTTCTTTTTGGGCAACTCCATCATGGGCCAGGTGGTGGCTTCGGGCTTGTTCGTGCCGGGATGGCTGCTGTTGGTGTTTGGCGCCGTCGCTTGGGGGCTGTCCGTGGCGGCAGAGAAGTCGTCATTGACCAAGCTGCAACCCTTGCCGCCCACCACGACCCAATGGCCGAAACAGCCACCGACCTACACACACCAACCCAACAGCAAAACCCGTGTTGAGCCCGCCTTCGCCCGGCCCAGCGGCGCGGAAACACCTGCACCCAAGCCAGAGCCCGATCCGGAGGTTTTTAAGGTGCCGGGGAAATTGGCCCAGTGGAGCCCAGCTGTTTTCGCTGCCATCGAATGGCGCCGTTTTGAGGCGGTGTGTGAAAAGTTATTTGCGCAAGCGGGGTTTGAGACCCGCTCCCAATCCCATGGTGCCGACGGTGGCGTGGACATCTGGCTCTACAGCCGCAACGCCGAAGGCCCGGTGGCCGTGGTGCAATGCAAACACTGGCAGGGCAAGCTGGTGGGCGTGCGGGAGCTGCGCGAGTTTTTTGGTGTGATGACCGCCCAAGGGCTCAAGCGCGGCACCTATGCCACCACATCCACCTACACCACAGACGCCCAGCAATTCGCAAAAGATAACCACATCAATGCGCTGGATGCCAGCGACCTGCTGGCCATGATTGCCAAACGCAGCACCGAGCAACAACAAGCTCTGCTGGACGTGGCGTTTGAAGGTGAGTACTGGCGGCCCACTTGCGCCAGCTGCGGTGTCAAAATGGTGGAGCGCACCCCAGCCAAAGGTGGCGCCAAGTTTTGGGGCTGCAGCCACTACCCCCGATGCAAGTCACGGCTGCCGATGGCGGGGGCTTTGCGTCGATAA
- a CDS encoding VOC family protein yields MYKQIFVNLPIQDMARSKAFFQALGLSFNPRFTNEQGACLEIGENFYAMLLVEPFFQGFTQKPIGDAQKTTEVILALSVDSRAEVDDVINKAVAAGATTPNAPQDHGFTFQHGFADLDGHQWEVLWMDEAAAPAQM; encoded by the coding sequence GTGTACAAACAAATTTTTGTCAACCTGCCCATCCAGGACATGGCCCGCTCCAAAGCCTTTTTCCAGGCGCTGGGCCTGAGCTTCAACCCGCGTTTCACCAACGAACAGGGCGCCTGCCTGGAGATTGGTGAAAACTTCTACGCCATGCTGCTGGTGGAGCCCTTCTTCCAGGGCTTTACCCAAAAGCCGATTGGCGACGCCCAGAAAACCACCGAAGTGATCTTGGCGCTGTCAGTCGACAGCCGCGCCGAGGTTGACGACGTGATCAACAAGGCCGTGGCCGCCGGTGCCACCACACCCAACGCACCGCAGGACCACGGCTTCACGTTCCAGCACGGTTTTGCCGACCTGGACGGCCACCAGTGGGAGGTGCTCTGGATGGACGAAGCAGCGGCGCCCGCGCAGATGTAA
- a CDS encoding YciI family protein, whose protein sequence is MSSYMLLIIEPPGQRATRTEAQGREAYASMQAFGDSLRRQGKLQAGAALASQASAVRVSGVNTSPRVLDGPFSEAKEMVGGFFMVDFASLDEAVALAHLCPAAQWATVEVRALAPCYEDIQA, encoded by the coding sequence ATGTCCAGCTACATGCTTCTGATCATCGAGCCACCGGGCCAGCGCGCCACCCGCACCGAGGCGCAGGGCCGTGAGGCCTACGCCAGCATGCAGGCGTTTGGTGACAGTCTGCGCCGGCAGGGCAAGCTGCAGGCGGGCGCGGCCTTGGCCTCGCAGGCCAGCGCGGTGCGGGTGAGCGGGGTCAACACCAGCCCCCGCGTGCTGGACGGCCCGTTTTCTGAGGCCAAGGAAATGGTGGGCGGCTTTTTCATGGTCGACTTCGCCAGCCTGGACGAGGCGGTGGCCCTTGCCCATTTGTGCCCAGCAGCGCAGTGGGCCACGGTGGAAGTGCGCGCCCTGGCGCCGTGTTACGAAGACATCCAGGCCTGA
- a CDS encoding VOC family protein, translated as MSTATFPMCSVVHFEMPYKDRERAARFYAAAFGWNHQFLGPEMGDYMLVSTAPAGARPPVPPEAALGSINGGLFPFQADGPIHHPSVVIAVEDIHAAIQRVTQAGGKVLGEPMAIPGVGNYVAFCDTEGNHNSMLQPDMAAPDCPA; from the coding sequence ATGAGCACCGCGACCTTTCCCATGTGTTCCGTTGTGCATTTTGAAATGCCGTACAAGGACCGCGAACGCGCAGCGCGTTTCTACGCCGCCGCCTTTGGCTGGAACCACCAGTTCCTGGGCCCCGAGATGGGAGACTACATGCTGGTCAGCACCGCGCCCGCAGGTGCGCGCCCACCGGTGCCACCCGAGGCCGCGTTGGGCTCTATCAACGGTGGCCTGTTCCCCTTCCAGGCTGACGGGCCCATCCATCACCCCTCGGTGGTGATTGCGGTGGAAGACATCCACGCCGCGATACAACGGGTGACCCAAGCAGGTGGCAAGGTACTGGGTGAACCGATGGCCATTCCTGGTGTGGGCAATTACGTGGCGTTTTGCGACACCGAGGGCAACCACAACAGCATGCTGCAGCCCGACATGGCAGCCCCCGACTGCCCGGCCTGA
- a CDS encoding cation:proton antiporter has product MASQHWFVLIGALLLVRGLTATLLQRSPVTSSILYLVFGLLVGPSALHLFHFNPLQESALLETLTEVAVLISLFSAGVKMPVPFNLPRWRTPILLATASMGISVGLVAAFCYYLLDLPLGAGVLLGAIVAPTDPVLATDVQVRHPGDRDLLRFTLTSEAGMNDGSAFPFVMLGLGLLGLHDLGGEHLTRWWLVEVLWATLSAVAIGVAAGVALARMGWKLRRAPHQHQLMDDFLGLGLIAVVYGLCVMVDAWGFLAVFFAAVALRQTEQKLASSVPAAHTTTPLPTVSEGSLVFKEHLERLSEMLLVILVGGTLYLNSWTWAAVGLSLFLFLVARPLSVFVGLAGSGTPWRIQGLAAWFGVRGVGSLYYLMYAIQHGLPQDLALQLIQFTLIVVTMSILLHGISVKPLLGLFWRRGKPKSQ; this is encoded by the coding sequence ATGGCTAGTCAGCACTGGTTTGTGTTGATCGGGGCCTTGCTCCTGGTACGGGGTTTGACCGCCACGCTGCTGCAGCGCTCGCCGGTGACCTCGTCCATTCTGTATCTGGTCTTTGGTTTGCTGGTGGGGCCAAGTGCGCTCCACCTGTTCCACTTCAATCCCCTCCAAGAATCAGCCTTGCTCGAGACCTTGACCGAAGTCGCGGTGCTGATTTCGCTGTTCTCGGCCGGTGTCAAGATGCCGGTGCCCTTTAACCTGCCACGCTGGCGCACACCGATCCTGTTGGCCACGGCCTCCATGGGCATCAGCGTGGGGCTGGTGGCGGCCTTTTGTTATTACCTGCTGGATTTGCCACTGGGCGCCGGCGTCTTGCTGGGTGCCATCGTGGCGCCCACCGACCCGGTGCTGGCCACCGATGTGCAGGTGCGCCACCCGGGTGACCGCGACCTGCTGCGTTTCACCCTGACCAGCGAGGCCGGCATGAACGACGGCAGCGCTTTCCCGTTTGTGATGCTGGGCCTGGGCCTGCTCGGGCTGCATGACCTGGGCGGCGAGCACCTCACACGCTGGTGGTTGGTGGAGGTGCTCTGGGCCACGCTCAGCGCGGTGGCCATTGGTGTGGCCGCCGGTGTGGCCCTGGCCCGAATGGGCTGGAAATTACGCCGAGCACCCCACCAGCACCAACTGATGGACGACTTTCTGGGTCTGGGGCTGATTGCTGTGGTCTACGGCCTGTGTGTGATGGTCGACGCCTGGGGTTTTCTGGCGGTGTTTTTTGCTGCGGTGGCACTGCGCCAGACCGAACAAAAACTCGCCAGCTCAGTGCCTGCCGCTCACACCACCACGCCACTGCCCACCGTGAGTGAAGGCTCGCTGGTGTTCAAGGAACATCTGGAGCGCCTGTCCGAGATGCTGCTGGTGATCCTGGTGGGTGGTACGCTGTACCTCAACTCCTGGACCTGGGCGGCGGTGGGCCTGTCGCTGTTTTTGTTTCTGGTGGCGCGCCCGCTCAGTGTCTTTGTGGGCCTGGCGGGCAGCGGCACACCGTGGCGCATTCAGGGTCTCGCGGCCTGGTTTGGGGTGCGTGGGGTCGGCTCCTTGTATTACCTGATGTACGCCATCCAGCATGGCCTGCCGCAAGACCTGGCCCTGCAACTGATCCAGTTCACCCTGATTGTGGTGACGATGTCGATCCTGCTGCACGGCATCAGTGTCAAACCGCTGCTGGGCCTGTTCTGGCGCCGTGGCAAACCCAAAAGTCAGTGA
- a CDS encoding DUF938 domain-containing protein: protein MPPPDFSPSAEQNKHPILDKLLAVLPAQGAALEVASGTGQHAAWFARHLPGWTWQPSDQQPQGFASIQHHVTQAGVSNVQTPLVLDVCAATWLPVDPTTRELPCFDLIFCANMLHIASWEACAGLMRGAARHLAPQGRLITYGPYFEKAVPTTQSNLDFDASLRQRNPAWGVRWCEDVALEAAKAGLQLQQRHPMPANNLLLVWQRVPG from the coding sequence ATGCCGCCACCCGACTTCAGCCCGTCTGCCGAGCAGAACAAACACCCGATCCTGGACAAGTTGCTGGCCGTGTTGCCCGCACAGGGTGCGGCGCTGGAGGTGGCCTCGGGCACCGGCCAACATGCAGCCTGGTTTGCAAGGCACCTGCCGGGCTGGACCTGGCAGCCCAGCGATCAACAACCCCAGGGGTTTGCCAGCATCCAGCACCATGTCACGCAGGCGGGTGTGTCCAATGTGCAAACGCCGTTGGTGCTGGATGTTTGCGCTGCAACCTGGCTGCCAGTCGATCCGACCACCCGCGAGTTGCCCTGCTTTGACCTGATTTTTTGCGCCAACATGCTGCACATTGCATCCTGGGAAGCCTGCGCCGGGCTGATGCGTGGCGCGGCGCGGCATCTGGCACCGCAGGGCCGGTTGATCACCTACGGCCCGTATTTTGAAAAGGCCGTGCCCACCACCCAGAGCAACCTGGACTTTGATGCCAGCCTGCGCCAGCGCAACCCGGCCTGGGGTGTGCGCTGGTGTGAAGACGTGGCGCTAGAGGCCGCGAAAGCGGGTCTGCAACTGCAACAGCGCCACCCCATGCCGGCCAACAACCTGCTGCTGGTGTGGCAACGTGTGCCTGGCTGA
- a CDS encoding M14 family metallopeptidase, translated as MPSSPFYPIGTPGQPWGAAELAQWRARQVRQRSYVDDVLAAIEQLRESFDVASYGEVVYGDEHFPLMAIRSRHWQPGLPGVLVTGGVHGYETSGVHGALRVLQDLAPAYAGRVNLLVAPCVSPWAYERVQRWNFDAIDPNRSFRATSPAQESAALMALVAPLRGQLVAHIDLHETTDSDESEFRPAVAARDGKAFEPSTIPDGFYLVDDSANPQPAFQQAIIEAVEKVTHIAPADVHGGIIGSPLVAHGVIHYAMKDLGLCAGISGAKYTSTTEVYPDSARATPEQCIAAQVAAVGAVLEFVSEIGR; from the coding sequence ATGCCTTCATCTCCCTTTTATCCCATTGGCACCCCGGGCCAGCCCTGGGGCGCCGCAGAGTTGGCCCAGTGGCGCGCACGCCAGGTACGCCAGCGCAGTTATGTTGACGATGTGTTGGCCGCCATTGAGCAACTGCGCGAGTCTTTTGACGTGGCAAGTTACGGCGAGGTGGTCTATGGCGACGAGCACTTTCCGCTGATGGCCATCCGCAGCCGCCACTGGCAGCCGGGCCTGCCCGGTGTGTTGGTGACTGGCGGCGTGCATGGTTATGAGACCAGCGGTGTCCATGGCGCGCTGCGTGTTTTGCAGGACCTGGCGCCCGCTTATGCAGGCCGGGTCAACCTGCTGGTGGCGCCCTGTGTCAGCCCCTGGGCCTATGAACGTGTCCAGCGCTGGAACTTTGACGCCATCGACCCCAACCGGTCCTTCCGTGCGACCAGCCCGGCGCAGGAGTCGGCCGCGCTGATGGCTTTGGTTGCACCGCTGCGTGGCCAGTTGGTGGCCCACATCGACCTGCACGAAACCACCGACAGCGACGAGTCCGAATTCCGCCCGGCGGTGGCGGCACGTGACGGCAAAGCTTTTGAGCCCAGCACCATCCCCGACGGTTTTTACCTGGTGGACGACAGCGCCAACCCGCAACCGGCCTTCCAGCAGGCCATCATCGAAGCCGTGGAGAAAGTGACCCACATTGCCCCGGCTGATGTCCACGGCGGCATCATCGGCTCACCGCTGGTGGCACACGGTGTGATCCACTACGCGATGAAAGATCTGGGCCTGTGCGCGGGCATCAGCGGCGCCAAGTACACCAGCACCACCGAGGTATACCCCGACAGCGCCCGCGCCACCCCCGAACAATGTATCGCCGCGCAGGTGGCGGCGGTGGGTGCGGTGCTGGAATTTGTGAGTGAAATTGGCCGCTAG
- the nudK gene encoding GDP-mannose pyrophosphatase NudK, with protein MSISREPAPIHINAAHVRLLDAQVLSKDWYVLRKITFELRRRDGHWQRQSREAYDRGNGAALLLFDPRRSTVVLTRQFRLPTLINGNADGYLIEACAGLLDGDDPETCIRREAEEETGYQIRAPRKVFEAYMSPGSVTEKLHFFVADYRAEDRLHAGGGKADEGEDIEVIEMPLAEALDAIRSGQIQDGKTILLLQHVALMDTEASRI; from the coding sequence ATGTCCATAAGCAGAGAACCCGCCCCCATCCACATCAACGCGGCGCACGTGCGGCTGCTGGATGCTCAAGTCTTGTCCAAGGATTGGTATGTGTTGCGCAAGATCACGTTTGAGTTGCGCCGCCGCGATGGGCATTGGCAGCGCCAAAGCCGCGAAGCCTATGACCGGGGCAACGGCGCGGCCTTGCTGTTGTTTGACCCGCGCAGAAGCACGGTGGTGCTGACCCGGCAGTTCCGTTTGCCCACCTTGATCAATGGCAACGCCGATGGTTACCTGATCGAGGCCTGCGCCGGGTTACTGGACGGCGACGACCCGGAAACCTGCATCCGCCGCGAGGCCGAGGAAGAAACCGGCTACCAGATCCGCGCACCGCGCAAGGTGTTCGAGGCCTACATGAGCCCCGGGTCAGTGACCGAAAAGCTGCACTTTTTTGTGGCCGACTACCGGGCCGAAGACCGTCTCCATGCTGGTGGTGGCAAGGCCGATGAAGGGGAAGACATCGAGGTCATCGAGATGCCGCTGGCCGAAGCCCTGGACGCCATCCGCAGCGGCCAAATCCAGGACGGCAAAACGATCTTGCTGCTGCAACATGTGGCGCTGATGGACACCGAAGCCTCTCGAATCTGA
- a CDS encoding YciI family protein — MRFMIIVKSCPEFEAELSPEAPEELMAEMAAYHDELARAGVLLDGSGLHPSRTGWRIHYDASGQRVVDGPFAEAKELIAGYTLIQVRSRDEALEWSRRFPNPAGRGKEAVIELRQLMDLNEFPPSDALDKFKQLEARQTS, encoded by the coding sequence ATGCGATTCATGATCATCGTCAAGTCCTGCCCCGAGTTCGAGGCCGAGCTCAGCCCAGAAGCGCCTGAAGAACTGATGGCCGAGATGGCGGCCTACCACGACGAGCTGGCGCGTGCGGGGGTGCTGCTGGACGGCAGCGGCCTGCACCCCAGCCGCACCGGCTGGCGCATCCACTACGACGCCTCCGGCCAACGGGTGGTGGACGGCCCCTTTGCCGAGGCCAAGGAACTGATCGCCGGTTACACGCTGATCCAGGTGCGCTCGCGCGACGAGGCTCTGGAATGGAGCCGCCGTTTCCCCAACCCCGCCGGACGTGGCAAAGAGGCGGTGATCGAACTGCGCCAACTCATGGATCTCAACGAATTTCCGCCCAGCGATGCGCTGGACAAGTTCAAGCAATTGGAAGCCCGTCAGACAAGCTGA
- a CDS encoding nitroreductase family protein, which translates to MSELLDKLEWRYAAKKMNPAKAVPQDKVDRIVEAARLAPTSSGLQPFELIVVTSQAVREQIKPIAWNQGQITDGSHLLVFAAWDNYTPERINAMFDLTNAQRGGTNPGWEAYRQKLLAAYPPRDAQVNFEHAARQAYIALGAALIAAAFEEVDATPMEGFDPDALDKILDLKARGLRSVAIVPLGYRQADQDWLVNLKKVRRPREQFVTEVK; encoded by the coding sequence ATGTCTGAACTGCTCGACAAGCTCGAATGGCGCTACGCCGCCAAAAAAATGAACCCAGCCAAGGCCGTGCCCCAGGACAAGGTGGACCGCATTGTGGAAGCCGCCCGCCTGGCCCCCACCTCCAGCGGCCTGCAGCCGTTTGAGCTGATTGTGGTCACCAGCCAAGCGGTGCGTGAGCAGATCAAACCGATTGCCTGGAACCAAGGCCAGATCACCGACGGCTCGCACCTGCTGGTGTTTGCCGCCTGGGACAACTACACGCCTGAGCGCATCAACGCCATGTTTGACCTGACCAACGCCCAGCGTGGTGGCACCAACCCCGGCTGGGAAGCCTATCGCCAGAAACTGCTGGCCGCCTACCCACCGCGTGACGCGCAGGTCAACTTTGAACACGCCGCGCGTCAGGCCTACATTGCCCTGGGTGCAGCGCTGATTGCCGCCGCCTTTGAAGAGGTGGACGCCACCCCGATGGAAGGCTTCGACCCGGACGCGCTGGACAAGATCCTGGACCTCAAAGCCCGTGGCCTGCGCAGCGTGGCGATTGTGCCGCTGGGTTACCGCCAGGCCGACCAGGACTGGCTGGTGAACCTGAAAAAGGTGCGCCGCCCGCGTGAACAGTTCGTCACCGAAGTCAAATAA
- a CDS encoding DeoR/GlpR family DNA-binding transcription regulator — protein MLTTQRKQLILSRLTRDGQFVAKTFSEELGISEDTVRRDLRELAAEGLLQRVHGGALPASAAVGDMRVRAQLAPDDKRLLGRAGAALVQAGQVVFLDGGTTSLQVVQHLPLDLSATVVTHSPTVAVALSEHLNIEVLLLGGRLFRHSMVAVGASVIEAITRVRADLYLMGVTGVHAEAGLTTGDFEEAAVKRALHERAAETVVLATLDKLGAASAFTVAPLNALATLVVPANIPDRVSDSLQSTGVKLVLAQ, from the coding sequence ATGCTCACCACCCAACGCAAACAACTCATCCTCAGCCGCCTCACACGCGACGGCCAGTTTGTCGCCAAAACCTTCAGTGAAGAGCTGGGCATTTCAGAGGACACGGTGCGGCGCGATTTGCGTGAACTGGCTGCTGAGGGCCTGCTGCAGCGTGTGCATGGTGGCGCGCTGCCTGCCTCGGCGGCGGTGGGCGACATGCGGGTGCGCGCGCAACTCGCCCCCGATGACAAACGCCTGTTGGGTCGGGCCGGGGCTGCACTGGTTCAGGCCGGGCAGGTGGTGTTTCTGGACGGCGGCACCACGTCCTTGCAGGTGGTGCAGCATCTGCCGCTTGACTTGTCTGCCACTGTGGTCACCCACAGCCCGACCGTGGCGGTGGCGCTGAGTGAGCATCTGAATATTGAGGTGCTGTTGCTGGGTGGCCGCCTGTTTCGCCACTCGATGGTGGCCGTGGGCGCCAGCGTGATCGAAGCCATCACCCGTGTGCGCGCCGACCTGTACCTGATGGGCGTGACCGGTGTGCACGCCGAGGCGGGCTTAACCACCGGCGACTTTGAAGAGGCGGCTGTGAAACGTGCTTTGCACGAACGTGCCGCCGAAACCGTGGTGCTGGCCACCCTCGACAAACTCGGCGCCGCGTCTGCCTTTACCGTGGCACCGCTCAACGCCCTGGCGACACTGGTGGTGCCAGCAAACATTCCTGACCGTGTGTCTGACAGCCTGCAGAGCACCGGGGTGAAGCTGGTGCTGGCGCAGTGA
- a CDS encoding RNA polymerase sigma factor — translation MSSAVRHTLAAIWRIESAHIVAAVARRVRDLGVAEELAQDALVAALEHWPKDGLPDKPAAWLMTTAINRALDWLRHRLMVEARHNDIASDLQAQQAHVVPDFVDTLDAARQDEMGDDLLRLIFTACHPVLSSDARVALTLKLLGGLSTQEIARAFLVPEATIAQRIVRAKRALADAQVPFEVPRGGQLAERLASVLEVVYLVFNEGYTATSGSDWMRPELCSEALRLGRMLAELAPDQAEVHGLVALMEIQASRSAARTDAQGKPVLLNQQNRARWDHLLIRRGLAALERSERLGQAPGSYFLQAAIAACHARAPTAEETDWARIAALYTQLMQVAPSPVVQLNRAVAVSIHEGPAAGLAILDTLLLDKTLQSYHLLHAVHADLLQKLGRQDEARAALHHAAALTHNEQERALLVQRAQE, via the coding sequence GTGTCTTCCGCCGTCCGCCACACCCTTGCCGCTATCTGGCGCATCGAGTCAGCACACATCGTCGCTGCCGTGGCGCGGCGTGTGCGCGACCTCGGCGTGGCCGAAGAACTGGCGCAAGACGCCCTGGTGGCCGCGCTGGAGCACTGGCCCAAAGACGGCCTGCCAGATAAGCCCGCTGCCTGGCTCATGACCACCGCCATCAACCGCGCGCTGGACTGGCTGCGCCACCGCCTGATGGTGGAGGCGCGGCACAACGACATTGCAAGCGATCTGCAGGCCCAGCAAGCCCATGTGGTGCCCGACTTTGTGGATACCCTCGATGCCGCGCGGCAGGACGAGATGGGTGACGACCTGTTGCGCCTGATCTTCACCGCCTGCCACCCGGTGCTCTCCAGCGACGCGCGGGTGGCGCTCACCCTCAAGCTGCTGGGTGGCCTGAGCACCCAGGAGATTGCCCGAGCCTTTCTGGTGCCCGAGGCCACCATCGCCCAGCGCATCGTGCGCGCCAAACGCGCGCTGGCCGATGCACAAGTGCCGTTTGAGGTGCCGCGTGGCGGACAGTTGGCCGAGCGCCTGGCCTCGGTGCTCGAAGTGGTCTACCTGGTGTTCAACGAAGGCTACACCGCCACCAGCGGCAGCGACTGGATGCGCCCGGAGCTGTGCTCTGAGGCCCTGCGCCTGGGCCGTATGCTGGCCGAACTGGCCCCCGATCAGGCCGAGGTGCATGGCCTGGTGGCGTTGATGGAAATACAAGCCTCACGCAGCGCGGCCCGCACGGACGCCCAGGGCAAGCCGGTGTTGCTGAACCAGCAGAACCGCGCCCGCTGGGACCATCTGCTGATCCGCCGTGGCCTGGCCGCGCTGGAGCGCTCCGAGCGCCTGGGCCAGGCGCCGGGCAGTTATTTCCTGCAGGCAGCCATTGCCGCGTGCCATGCCCGTGCGCCCACCGCCGAAGAGACCGACTGGGCACGCATCGCCGCGCTCTACACCCAACTCATGCAAGTGGCGCCCTCACCGGTGGTGCAGCTCAACCGCGCTGTGGCCGTGTCCATACACGAGGGCCCGGCCGCAGGCCTGGCCATTCTCGACACGCTGCTTCTGGACAAAACCCTGCAGTCTTACCACCTGCTGCACGCCGTCCACGCCGACCTGCTGCAAAAACTCGGGCGCCAGGACGAGGCTCGGGCCGCGCTGCACCACGCCGCCGCCCTGACCCACAACGAACAAGAACGCGCCTTGCTGGTGCAACGCGCACAAGAATAA